The proteins below come from a single Candidatus Korarchaeota archaeon NZ13-K genomic window:
- a CDS encoding DUF4349 domain-containing protein, with amino-acid sequence MRRPLIAMFLLVAALLVAGYLAYPLIFERGTGAYGVMQTETKIAVPQPALMKAQSEAAGTPALVAFRNVTMSFYLRIQVEDVKSAYQKLSLMASSYGGYVQSSSLQEGGGQVTLRIPADRVEEALRDIRSIGNVESEEKNVEDVTEQVIDVETRLKNLRATESRLIDLLDKAEKVSDIIEIESKLSEVRQQIEWLEAIRRNLQLMVKYATVSVELRKSGYVPPEEDPMRRIWEDSRRALIGSLYLLVVGASFLALPLTLAAAAYLIYRALRSKRGQPPRSSP; translated from the coding sequence ATGAGGCGTCCTTTGATAGCGATGTTTCTGCTGGTCGCAGCCCTCCTGGTGGCTGGTTACTTGGCTTATCCCCTCATATTCGAGAGGGGCACAGGGGCTTACGGGGTGATGCAGACCGAGACCAAGATCGCGGTGCCCCAGCCGGCCCTGATGAAGGCCCAGAGCGAGGCGGCTGGTACCCCCGCGCTGGTCGCATTCAGGAACGTGACCATGAGCTTTTACTTAAGGATTCAGGTTGAAGATGTGAAATCGGCCTATCAGAAGCTCTCCCTGATGGCCTCGAGTTACGGGGGATACGTTCAGAGCTCATCCCTTCAAGAGGGAGGTGGCCAGGTCACCCTCAGGATCCCGGCCGATAGGGTGGAGGAGGCCCTCAGGGATATCAGGTCCATCGGGAACGTCGAGAGTGAGGAGAAGAACGTTGAGGATGTCACTGAGCAGGTAATCGATGTGGAAACCAGGCTGAAGAACCTCAGGGCTACTGAGAGCAGGTTGATCGATCTCCTAGACAAGGCAGAGAAGGTGAGCGATATAATAGAGATAGAGAGCAAGCTCTCTGAGGTCAGACAGCAGATAGAGTGGCTCGAGGCGATCAGGAGGAACCTTCAACTCATGGTGAAGTATGCAACGGTGAGCGTTGAGCTCAGGAAGTCTGGATACGTTCCCCCAGAGGAGGACCCGATGAGGAGGATATGGGAGGATTCAAGGAGGGCCCTCATAGGCTCCCTCTACCTGCTGGTCGTCGGCGCTTCCTTCCTGGCGCTCCCCCTAACGCTGGCCGCGGCGGCCTACCTGATCTACAGGGCGCTGAGATCCAAGAGGGGTCAGCCCCCGCGCAG